The Kryptolebias marmoratus isolate JLee-2015 linkage group LG1, ASM164957v2, whole genome shotgun sequence sequence catttatgcACATTCTTTCATATTGAACTTAAAGTACATATCCAGTTATGTAACTGTACAGCTGTGCATCAAAGTTACAAGctcacaaaaagaaacattggcTCTTATTTTTAACAACCTCATTAAATGATGTTTGGATACAACAATGTGCAGAAATATGGACATAAAACTGCAGCTGTGAACAGCTAAATAAGCATGAGCTGCCCCAAcgtttaacaaacaaaaagttagaGAAATATACAAGTTTCCTGCCCTACAGTTGTGCTTCTGGTATGGTCGTACACAAGTTATCACCTTTGGCAAATATCACGACTTCTAAATGGTTTTTAGGAGCCACGAGCAGCAGTCAAGATGCTTTTAGgtctggagttttttttattttcaccagtTCATCACTGGAAAGGTTCTGGTTTTGTAATACCACTGAGCCATCTACATGAACTGTTTATCTTTAGGTTTATGCACCAAATTTCAAAGAGCTTTAGGTCAGATACTGAGaactggtaaaaacaaacaatactctttctttcttcagcaTTTAAAGTAGTCCAGTGTGTATTCTCAGGTGTGTTTAGTCTTCAGTATGTCATGTGATGCACAAAGTCATCATTTATTAGCTAATATCTGTATCAAACAAACATATATGTTACTCAGATCTGCAAAGATTTTACACGATTCtcctttatttaaattctttccaaaacacaaaataaaacagcaaagacacaaaacagcaaaattgttgttgttttttttattcgcACATCATGAAGGACTCCGTCCCACCCCTCACCTGGATGTAGTCCATTTCGTCCACAGTTAACGGTCTCCTGCGGTACCTCGCAGGCAGCTGCTGAATGGAGGCCAGGGTGTCCGACGTGCCTGGGACGGGAGTCAGAGGTGCGTGAGGTCTCGATAAAGGTGCTGACGCTGCAGCCGACGGGGAGCTGGGAGCGTCGTGTTGTGGAAAATTACCCGCCAACATTTTCAACACTTCTTGAGCTGGAAAAGGAAATCAGAAATCCTTAAAATCCTTATTAGCTATTggatataaacaaaaaatgaagaagaaattACTTTTAGATTGTAAATATTTAGTTCTATGTTTAGAAAGAGTGTTGCAAACAGCAGCCAGAGTCAACTCCTGCAGCGCTGACCCACATTTATAAAAGGCAATTCAAACTAGATTTATAGATGCTATTTATAAATTTACTTCACAAAGATAAATGTCCAAAGAAACTTACCATTGGGCTTTGGCACACCCTGTCTGTTGGGGAACTTGATCAGAGGAGCGTGTGGTCGTATAgcctgaaacatttaaattaaaccaataaaaagctAAGATTTTGTTATCATTTTATCAGAAATGTTAAAGATCTCTTAATATGGTGAAACCTCCTTTCTGTACGAGTTT is a genomic window containing:
- the mrps36 gene encoding 28S ribosomal protein S36, mitochondrial, producing the protein MGSKVSSKMAAPTARVIQAIRPHAPLIKFPNRQGVPKPNAQEVLKMLAGNFPQHDAPSSPSAAASAPLSRPHAPLTPVPGTSDTLASIQQLPARYRRRPLTVDEMDYIQRGGPE